The following are encoded in a window of Roseimaritima ulvae genomic DNA:
- a CDS encoding DUF6677 family protein has protein sequence MPNTDPSQIEVDGIKIDLRNRGLAALLAWLVPGAGHFYQGRYAKGGLYMACILTTYIVGFAIGGAHVVYASWIPGDRRWHYACQLGVGLPAFPAMVEGMRMKNATEFDSDQEGYEDAYRTSPDWSPLFGGWMAPPRRPVREQSADEISAWYARKGAGYEMGTWYTMIAGLLNILVIYDAYSGPLSIPISGRKKKTDDESTESDGKSSTAAADRSPSDSPKAAT, from the coding sequence ATGCCAAACACGGACCCCAGCCAGATCGAGGTCGATGGGATCAAAATCGACCTCCGCAATCGCGGCTTGGCTGCTTTACTGGCCTGGCTGGTCCCCGGTGCGGGCCACTTTTATCAAGGCCGTTACGCCAAGGGTGGGCTGTACATGGCTTGTATCCTGACCACCTACATCGTGGGGTTCGCGATCGGTGGGGCGCACGTCGTGTACGCCTCTTGGATCCCTGGCGACCGGCGTTGGCATTACGCCTGCCAGCTGGGCGTGGGCCTGCCCGCCTTTCCGGCGATGGTCGAAGGCATGCGGATGAAAAATGCGACCGAATTCGACAGCGACCAGGAGGGTTATGAAGACGCCTACCGAACCAGCCCCGATTGGAGCCCGCTGTTTGGCGGCTGGATGGCCCCGCCACGACGCCCGGTGCGCGAACAGTCGGCCGACGAGATCTCCGCTTGGTACGCTCGCAAAGGCGCGGGTTATGAGATGGGTACGTGGTACACCATGATCGCCGGCCTGTTAAATATTCTGGTCATCTATGACGCTTACTCGGGCCCCTTGTCGATCCCGATCAGCGGCCGCAAGAAAAAGACCGACGACGAATCAACCGAAAGTGACGGCAAATCTTCCACCGCCGCCGCCGACCGTTCTCCCTCCGACTCGCCCAAGGCCGCTACGTGA
- the trkA gene encoding Trk system potassium transporter TrkA produces the protein MHVMILGAGTVGTWVADLLCRRRHSVTVVDLDADNVRRINAELDVRAIQGNGSQSTVLFQCGVAASDICLALTGDDEVNIVAASMAKALGARRSVARVYAPALRDLSTFDYQRHFGIDRLLSLEQLSATEMARAIRNPGAIPLENFARGQLVVYDLKVAASAPAAGTKLSDLKLPSGVRVGSIMREDRMWIASAGDEPRAGDQISLIGMHDDVTKARDLFDRGKRFHRKQVVMIAGGGETGYHVAQSLGEDHYHIVMLEKDAERCEYLSTQLKHVTMLNASANRRMILEDEGAGKADWFVACTGNDENNIMACVEARELGAKHVLSVVGRADYANVVEKLGIDLAVSERDVAARQILGHLHEGAVISHTKLPHGSIEVYELEILEGAPVSGKPLCDLPLSGNSLVAAIERDGFVKVPKASDQLLPGDVVVALIDDSVAEDTLKLFASESRS, from the coding sequence ATGCATGTAATGATCTTGGGTGCCGGCACGGTCGGCACGTGGGTTGCCGACTTGCTGTGCCGCCGACGTCATAGCGTCACGGTGGTCGACCTGGATGCCGACAACGTCCGCCGCATCAATGCCGAACTGGATGTGCGAGCGATTCAGGGCAACGGGTCGCAAAGCACGGTGCTGTTTCAGTGCGGCGTGGCGGCGTCGGATATCTGTTTGGCGCTGACCGGCGACGACGAAGTCAACATCGTGGCGGCCAGCATGGCCAAAGCCCTAGGAGCCCGGCGTTCGGTGGCCCGCGTCTACGCCCCCGCTCTCCGCGACCTCAGCACCTTCGATTACCAACGCCACTTCGGCATCGATCGCCTGCTCAGCCTGGAACAACTGTCGGCCACCGAAATGGCTCGAGCGATTCGCAATCCCGGCGCGATCCCGCTGGAAAACTTCGCTCGCGGCCAACTGGTGGTCTATGACCTGAAAGTTGCCGCCTCGGCGCCGGCCGCCGGGACCAAGCTCAGCGATTTAAAACTGCCCAGCGGCGTACGGGTCGGTTCGATCATGCGCGAGGACCGCATGTGGATCGCCAGCGCGGGTGACGAACCACGGGCCGGCGACCAGATCAGCTTGATCGGCATGCATGACGACGTCACTAAAGCTCGCGACCTTTTCGATCGCGGCAAACGCTTCCACCGCAAACAAGTGGTCATGATCGCCGGCGGTGGCGAAACCGGTTACCACGTGGCGCAGTCGCTGGGCGAAGACCACTACCACATCGTGATGCTGGAGAAAGACGCTGAACGCTGCGAATATTTGAGCACCCAGCTGAAACACGTCACGATGCTCAACGCCAGCGCCAACCGCCGCATGATTCTGGAAGACGAAGGAGCCGGTAAGGCGGATTGGTTTGTAGCCTGCACGGGCAATGACGAAAACAACATCATGGCCTGCGTGGAAGCTCGCGAACTGGGCGCCAAACACGTGCTCTCGGTAGTCGGTCGCGCAGACTACGCCAACGTGGTCGAAAAGCTGGGCATCGACTTGGCGGTCAGCGAACGCGACGTCGCCGCGCGGCAGATCCTCGGCCACCTGCACGAAGGCGCCGTGATCAGTCACACCAAACTGCCCCACGGCTCGATCGAAGTCTACGAACTGGAAATCCTCGAAGGTGCCCCGGTCAGCGGCAAACCACTGTGCGACCTACCGCTGTCGGGCAATAGCCTGGTGGCCGCGATCGAACGCGACGGATTTGTCAAAGTCCCCAAGGCGTCGGATCAACTGCTGCCCGGCGACGTCGTCGTCGCCCTGATCGACGACTCGGTCGCCGAAGACACCCTCAAACTATTCGCCAGCGAATCCCGCAGCTAA
- a CDS encoding PVC-type heme-binding CxxCH protein — MKSLFAAARFSAASCLVAILLVASAPAQSPAPAALAAAEPSTAAEVYGQGVRPTPWLSPQQQRDGFHLPEGFEIRLFASEPQIAKPLNIAHDDQGRLWITQSTRYPYPRRADPDADDDAADAVVILQDADGDGFAEQVTTFADDLNIPIGILPYGDGCLCFSIPNIWYLRDTDGDGRCDRRDKILGPFDTTRDTHGMVNALRDGGDGWIYACHGFNNQSTVAGTDGHSVTLQSGNTFRFRPDGSRIEQVTQGQVNPFGTTIDDWGYRYSADCHSKPITQLISGACYPSFGRPHDGLGFLPPMIDHLHGSTAISGIVYVSDASTWAPLRGQMISGNVMTSRLNRNHVRYHGATAVGDELPDILTSDDPWFRPVDLRFGPDGHLYVADFYNRIIGHYEVPLEHPGRDRTSGRIWQIRYTGPSSPTTTNRDDADARLLLAALRIVADDDDTAAFARRSLDDPNSHVVRQAAERLGETGSADDIPRLLERLTHVDAQDHVLRQTIRIAIAKQLRQAPRESSVWDLASDDRLGGELVDILPAVNRAEATTAMLHFLASSANATDHRDMFRLVAARVAAEQLDACVNVARRVAGDDIQQQIEWLNLIWESQNVSPANVPPALKQWADEIVEHQWQAFTASLDRNAPLIAWSSDDGKAWGQQPRPTRDGRTISLHSSILRGEAYTGTQQSEAFDAPPQIRFWLAGHNGFPDKPDQRRSFVRLVDAETNAELRRAYPPRNDTAAEVRWDMSSLEEGRRVRIECVDGDDGRAYAWLAVGDFHPDNLNSENTLGWLDDALQWTERAGLKAREPELLAVLRSPSLSSSVRLRIAQSIATLRGNADARWLLVAIDNSRAPRIAGQPDLDSIELITRLLDGDAEALQQVGRRVTTQLTTGQQQRFALQWVRGAGSVERLLAMARSGSLAADVFADEDLWQSLEPKLSDAQRTQVEAFRRQAAARPSASDERLQRLQATIGQQQGSLENGQPLYRQHCAGCHQLRGTGLVVGPQLDGAVARPAARLLEDILTPNRNVDDAFRTTSFLTFDGQVLVGLVQSETDEEVHLIDSQGQPRRLATDDIEVRQRTERSLMPSNVGELLTDQQIADLLAFLKNQ; from the coding sequence GTGAAATCGCTTTTCGCCGCAGCCCGTTTCTCCGCCGCCAGTTGCCTTGTTGCCATCCTGCTTGTCGCCAGCGCGCCGGCCCAGTCCCCTGCGCCCGCAGCTCTCGCGGCCGCGGAACCCTCGACGGCCGCCGAAGTCTACGGCCAAGGCGTGCGGCCGACACCCTGGTTGTCGCCGCAGCAGCAACGCGACGGGTTCCATCTTCCTGAGGGTTTTGAAATCCGCCTGTTTGCTTCAGAGCCACAGATCGCCAAACCCTTGAATATCGCTCACGACGATCAGGGCCGGCTGTGGATCACGCAAAGCACTCGCTACCCCTACCCGCGGCGAGCGGATCCCGACGCCGACGACGATGCGGCCGACGCCGTCGTGATCCTACAGGACGCCGACGGCGACGGCTTCGCCGAACAGGTGACCACCTTCGCCGACGATCTGAATATCCCCATCGGCATCCTACCCTACGGGGATGGCTGCTTGTGTTTCAGCATTCCCAACATCTGGTACCTCCGCGATACCGATGGCGACGGACGCTGTGACCGCCGCGACAAGATCTTAGGTCCGTTTGACACCACCCGCGACACACACGGCATGGTCAACGCGCTGCGTGACGGCGGCGATGGCTGGATCTATGCCTGCCACGGATTCAACAACCAGTCCACCGTAGCCGGCACCGATGGGCACAGCGTGACCCTGCAATCCGGCAACACGTTCCGGTTCCGTCCCGATGGCAGCCGCATCGAACAGGTCACACAGGGCCAAGTCAACCCGTTTGGTACGACCATCGACGACTGGGGCTATCGCTATTCGGCCGACTGCCACAGCAAACCGATCACGCAACTGATCTCCGGCGCCTGCTACCCCAGCTTTGGTCGCCCCCATGACGGGCTCGGTTTCTTGCCGCCGATGATCGATCACCTGCACGGCAGCACCGCCATCTCGGGCATCGTCTACGTCTCCGATGCATCCACTTGGGCGCCGCTTCGAGGCCAGATGATCAGCGGCAATGTGATGACCAGTCGGCTGAACCGCAACCACGTTCGTTACCACGGCGCGACGGCGGTCGGCGACGAACTGCCGGACATCTTGACCAGCGACGACCCTTGGTTTCGGCCCGTCGACCTGCGGTTTGGACCCGATGGTCACCTTTACGTCGCGGACTTCTATAACCGCATCATCGGTCACTACGAAGTTCCACTCGAACACCCCGGACGCGACCGTACCAGCGGCCGCATTTGGCAGATTCGCTACACCGGCCCATCCTCGCCAACGACGACCAACCGCGACGATGCTGATGCGCGACTGCTGCTGGCTGCCCTCCGTATCGTTGCCGACGACGACGATACGGCCGCGTTTGCGCGACGCTCCCTGGACGATCCTAACTCGCACGTTGTCAGGCAAGCGGCCGAACGACTGGGAGAAACCGGATCGGCCGACGACATCCCTCGCCTGTTGGAACGTTTGACACATGTCGACGCCCAGGACCACGTGCTCCGACAAACCATTCGTATTGCCATTGCCAAACAATTACGTCAAGCACCCCGCGAATCCAGCGTCTGGGACCTAGCATCCGACGATCGCCTGGGCGGCGAACTGGTCGATATCCTCCCGGCGGTGAACCGTGCCGAAGCCACGACGGCGATGCTGCATTTCCTGGCTTCGTCTGCCAATGCCACGGACCATCGCGACATGTTTCGACTCGTTGCCGCACGCGTTGCCGCCGAACAGCTCGACGCCTGTGTGAACGTCGCGCGTCGCGTGGCCGGCGACGACATTCAACAACAAATCGAATGGTTGAACCTGATCTGGGAATCGCAAAACGTTTCCCCCGCCAACGTTCCACCTGCGCTGAAACAATGGGCGGACGAAATCGTCGAACATCAATGGCAAGCGTTTACGGCATCGCTGGACCGCAACGCCCCGCTGATCGCGTGGTCCAGCGACGACGGTAAAGCGTGGGGACAACAACCGCGTCCCACCCGCGACGGACGCACGATTTCGCTGCACAGCAGCATTCTTCGAGGCGAAGCGTACACCGGAACCCAACAATCCGAAGCCTTCGATGCTCCGCCCCAAATCCGCTTTTGGCTTGCCGGACACAACGGGTTCCCCGACAAGCCCGATCAACGGCGTAGCTTCGTACGTCTGGTCGATGCGGAAACCAACGCCGAACTACGACGCGCCTACCCGCCACGCAACGACACCGCCGCCGAAGTCCGTTGGGATATGTCATCGCTAGAAGAGGGCCGGCGAGTGCGGATCGAATGCGTCGATGGAGACGATGGTAGAGCGTACGCATGGTTGGCCGTAGGCGATTTTCATCCCGACAATTTGAACAGCGAAAACACCCTTGGCTGGCTGGACGATGCTCTGCAGTGGACCGAACGCGCGGGGTTGAAAGCACGTGAGCCCGAGCTGCTGGCGGTGCTTCGCTCACCTAGTTTGTCCTCCAGCGTCCGCCTGCGGATCGCACAAAGCATCGCCACGCTGCGTGGTAACGCGGACGCCCGGTGGCTGCTGGTTGCAATCGACAACTCCCGTGCCCCCCGCATCGCCGGACAGCCCGATCTGGACAGTATCGAGCTGATCACGCGGTTGTTGGATGGCGATGCCGAAGCTCTCCAACAAGTCGGCCGCCGCGTCACCACCCAGCTAACGACCGGCCAGCAGCAGCGGTTCGCCTTGCAATGGGTACGCGGCGCGGGATCCGTGGAGCGTCTGTTGGCGATGGCTCGATCCGGCTCGCTGGCCGCCGACGTGTTCGCCGACGAAGATCTCTGGCAATCGCTGGAACCGAAGCTGAGTGACGCCCAGCGGACGCAAGTCGAGGCGTTTCGTCGACAAGCCGCCGCGCGTCCATCGGCTTCCGATGAACGGCTGCAGCGTCTGCAAGCCACGATCGGTCAGCAGCAAGGCAGCCTGGAGAATGGCCAGCCGCTGTATCGACAACATTGCGCCGGCTGCCATCAATTACGGGGTACGGGGCTCGTCGTCGGCCCGCAATTGGACGGTGCCGTCGCGCGTCCGGCGGCTCGATTGCTGGAAGATATCTTGACCCCCAATCGCAACGTCGACGACGCGTTTCGGACGACCAGCTTTCTCACCTTCGACGGCCAAGTGCTGGTCGGGCTGGTGCAGAGCGAAACGGACGAGGAAGTGCACCTGATCGACTCACAAGGCCAACCGCGACGGCTGGCAACCGACGACATCGAAGTTCGCCAGCGCACCGAGCGATCCTTGATGCCCAGCAACGTCGGCGAATTACTCACCGACCAACAAATCGCCGATCTCCTAGCTTTCCTAAAAAACCAATAA
- a CDS encoding di-heme oxidoredictase family protein, with amino-acid sequence MRRIFWTAVWGCCGVVLSVLQTPCVATAQSNAIAAREGFTGEQLFRHEWKPAYAPPRSIEAAVPGRIEALARSAGVAGDGLGPLYNAVSCEQCHAGGGASGVEHNVTLISVDPRSMATIDRTRGGKHVREVFPGLLGPTGRLSFNMVVHNHSARPGYAPIRAQLTTFVPGGVDDEWFLPEQRRVAAIARQPVLAGRHESVDFYLSQRNAPALFGIGVIESIGEARIRALAKKQAAKSDGKISGRFVGKFGWRGQVASLPTFIAQACAGELGLTQGVLVERSARIRRASASRDVGAIRPLTLTATQAGDPADFSYVNAGIDMESSEVLKLTRYVASLPRPTEQPPQGYSRRDVLNGEKLFNSIGCVDCHVADLHPISGMFSDLLVHDMGPRLQAPDPAPLGDLLTRRTWEAPTLKENGPAASTSQGYYGFMGSNGLAARLPMPEPIPQPDRPQFPRGDASDAAASSWDALQREWKTPPLWGVADSAPYLHDGRAETLEQAILWHGGEAEASQRGYSELSQPDQDLVIAFLSSLTTTKSTQ; translated from the coding sequence ATGCGACGGATCTTTTGGACGGCGGTTTGGGGGTGTTGCGGCGTGGTGCTGAGCGTTTTGCAGACGCCCTGCGTTGCTACTGCACAAAGCAATGCGATAGCGGCTCGAGAGGGTTTTACGGGCGAGCAACTGTTTCGCCACGAGTGGAAACCGGCTTACGCTCCGCCGCGATCGATTGAGGCTGCCGTTCCGGGACGCATCGAAGCGTTGGCAAGATCCGCCGGCGTTGCTGGCGACGGCCTGGGGCCGCTCTACAATGCCGTCTCTTGTGAACAGTGCCACGCAGGTGGCGGGGCGTCGGGCGTCGAGCACAACGTGACTTTGATTTCGGTGGATCCTAGGTCGATGGCGACCATCGACCGGACTCGCGGCGGCAAACATGTGCGCGAAGTGTTCCCGGGATTGTTGGGACCGACTGGTAGGTTGTCGTTCAATATGGTCGTCCATAATCATTCGGCTCGGCCCGGTTATGCGCCGATCCGCGCCCAGCTGACAACGTTTGTTCCCGGGGGCGTTGATGATGAATGGTTTTTGCCTGAGCAACGGCGTGTGGCTGCGATCGCTCGACAGCCCGTTCTGGCGGGGCGGCACGAATCGGTTGATTTTTATCTCAGCCAACGCAATGCTCCCGCGTTGTTTGGCATCGGAGTGATTGAATCGATCGGTGAAGCTCGCATCCGGGCATTGGCCAAGAAGCAAGCAGCAAAGTCGGACGGCAAGATTAGCGGTCGATTTGTCGGGAAGTTTGGCTGGCGAGGACAGGTCGCATCCCTGCCCACGTTTATCGCACAGGCCTGCGCTGGCGAATTGGGGCTGACTCAGGGCGTTCTTGTGGAGCGATCGGCTCGTATTCGGCGAGCGTCTGCCAGTCGGGATGTGGGAGCCATCCGGCCTCTCACCCTAACGGCCACCCAAGCGGGAGATCCGGCCGATTTTAGTTACGTGAACGCGGGCATCGATATGGAATCGAGCGAAGTGCTCAAGTTGACTCGATACGTCGCCTCGCTTCCTCGACCTACTGAACAGCCGCCACAGGGCTACAGTCGTCGAGACGTATTAAACGGGGAGAAACTGTTTAATTCAATTGGTTGTGTGGATTGTCATGTCGCCGATTTGCATCCCATTTCCGGGATGTTTAGCGATCTGTTGGTGCATGATATGGGGCCAAGACTGCAAGCCCCCGATCCCGCTCCGCTGGGCGATTTGCTAACGCGCCGCACCTGGGAGGCCCCTACGTTAAAGGAAAATGGTCCCGCGGCGTCGACCTCGCAGGGCTATTATGGCTTCATGGGATCCAATGGATTGGCAGCACGCTTGCCGATGCCGGAGCCGATCCCGCAGCCGGATCGCCCGCAATTCCCGCGTGGGGATGCTTCGGACGCAGCGGCGTCGTCGTGGGATGCACTGCAGCGTGAATGGAAAACGCCGCCGCTGTGGGGCGTTGCTGATTCGGCGCCTTACCTACATGATGGCCGTGCCGAAACGCTCGAGCAGGCGATCCTCTGGCATGGCGGGGAAGCCGAAGCGTCGCAGCGAGGCTATTCCGAATTGTCGCAGCCCGATCAGGATTTAGTGATCGCGTTTTTGTCTTCGCTGACGACAACCAAGTCGACGCAGTAG
- a CDS encoding DUF1559 domain-containing protein codes for MHYSLFLERRRRSAASSGFTLVELLVVIAIIGVLVGLLLPAVQAAREAARRMSCSNNLKQLGLALQNYHDTYGTFPPQGIFGPGTPPYTLPYHHTWNEMILPFVEQQPLYDTTDRNLPVWGQPIVSTQVSFLRCPSDAGRWELNETHNIAVTNYGGCEGYHWWETGTAGNSAPWNAFGDPFNKSADIMGIFTVNRTRRMSDITDGTSNTIAVAECDSMGFGGGPIRTVGTGLRRVGTPVFRSAFVANGVNGWSGNEGGTQRVVNPDGTPKPSNGWWKNHAFPPTFISAWGPNAHWAGPSSYHPGGIQTVFADGSVAYLTETMDYGTWLKMSAMKDGHTFQDSRN; via the coding sequence ATGCATTACTCTCTTTTCCTGGAGCGGCGTCGTCGCTCCGCTGCCTCCTCTGGTTTCACACTTGTGGAACTGCTCGTCGTCATTGCCATCATTGGCGTCCTCGTGGGACTGCTACTTCCCGCCGTGCAAGCGGCCCGTGAAGCGGCTCGTCGGATGTCGTGTAGCAACAACCTGAAGCAACTCGGATTGGCACTGCAGAACTACCACGACACCTACGGTACCTTCCCACCGCAAGGCATCTTTGGCCCTGGCACCCCGCCCTACACACTGCCTTATCATCACACCTGGAATGAGATGATCCTGCCGTTTGTCGAACAGCAACCGCTGTACGATACCACCGATCGCAACCTGCCCGTCTGGGGTCAGCCGATCGTTTCCACGCAGGTCTCCTTCCTGCGTTGCCCTTCGGACGCCGGCCGTTGGGAGCTGAACGAGACGCATAACATCGCCGTCACCAACTACGGTGGCTGCGAAGGCTACCACTGGTGGGAAACCGGTACCGCCGGCAACAGTGCCCCCTGGAACGCCTTTGGCGACCCGTTCAACAAATCGGCCGACATTATGGGTATCTTTACGGTCAACCGCACGCGACGGATGTCGGACATCACCGACGGCACGTCCAACACCATCGCCGTGGCCGAATGCGATTCGATGGGATTTGGTGGCGGCCCGATCCGCACCGTCGGCACGGGCCTGCGCCGCGTCGGCACGCCGGTGTTCCGCAGCGCGTTCGTCGCCAATGGCGTTAACGGCTGGAGCGGCAACGAGGGCGGAACCCAACGCGTGGTGAATCCCGACGGCACGCCCAAACCCAGCAACGGCTGGTGGAAGAACCACGCCTTCCCGCCGACCTTCATCTCCGCCTGGGGCCCCAACGCCCACTGGGCCGGCCCCAGCAGCTACCACCCGGGAGGCATCCAGACCGTGTTTGCCGACGGTAGCGTGGCCTACCTGACCGAGACGATGGACTATGGAACATGGCTGAAAATGTCCGCCATGAAAGATGGACACACCTTCCAAGATTCTCGCAACTAA